In the genome of Phlebotomus papatasi isolate M1 chromosome 2, Ppap_2.1, whole genome shotgun sequence, one region contains:
- the LOC129804463 gene encoding pre-mRNA-processing factor 19, which yields MALVCAITNEVPDQPVVSPHSGAIFERRIIEKYIVENGCDPISGKELKVEELIEIKTPPIVKPKPPSATSIPATLKTMQDEWDSLMLHTFTQRQQLQTARQELSHALYQHDAACRVIARLNKEVTAAREALATLKPQAGINITTGVPQPAIGAEAAGIATQPVEQVGMSAEIIQKLQEKATVLTQERKKRGRSVPEELIGQDTIRGFHTLASHPGLHSASVPGILALDISVSDHNKIITGGNDKNAAVFNKDTEQVIAILKGHTKKVSKVIYHPEEDYVITGSPDTTIRIWNVPTSQTTLLLRCHDQPVTGLSLHPTSDYILSTSADKHWAFSDIRTGRLLTKVLDTSDVGLTTAQFHPDGLIFGTGTEDSQVKIWDLKEQSNVANFPGHTGPITAISFSENGYYLATAADDSCVKLWDLRKLKNFKTIQLEDGQEVKDLCFDQSGTYLAIAGTDIRIYLCKQWQELKVFQDHTAMATGVRFGKHAQYLASTSMDRTLKLYGFE from the exons ATGGCTCTAGTGTGTGCTA TTACAAATGAAGTTCCGGATCAACCTGTCGTTTCACCCCATTCGGGGGCTATTTTTGAGCGGAGGATCATTGAGAAGTATATTGTTGAGAATGGATGTGATCCTATCAGTGGGAAGGAGCTGAAGGTGGAGGAGTTGATTGAGATAAAGACGCCGCCGATTGTCAAGCCAAAGCCACCGAGTGCAACGAGTATTCCGGCAACTCTGAAGACAATGCAGGATGAATGGGATTCACTGATGCTGCACACTTTCACGCAGCGTCAGCAACTTCAGACGGCAAGGCAGGAGCTGAGTCATGCTCTATATCAGCACGATGCTGCCTGCAGGGTGATTGCCAGGTTGAATAAGGAAGTGACAGCAGCTAGGGAGGCTCTGGCTACATTGAAGCCACAGGCAGGGATAAATATTACGACAGGAGTGCCACAGCCGGCCATTGGGGCTGAGGCGGCAGGAATTGCGACGCAGCCGGTGGAACAGGTGGGCATGAGTGCTGAGATCATTCAGAAGTTGCAGGAGAAGGCAACTGTGTTGACGCAGGAGCGTAAGAAACGTGGTAGATCTGTCCCAGAGGAGCTCATTGGGCAGGATACAATACGTGGATTTCACACTTTGGCTTCCCATCCGGGTCTGCATTCAGCCAGTGTTCCGGGAATTCTGGCTCTGGACATCAGTGTCTCTGATCACAATAAGATCATTACGGGAGGAAATGATAAGAATGCTGCAGTGTTCAATAAGGATACCGAACAGGTCATTGCGATCCTCAAGGGACACACGAAGAAAGTGTCAAAGGTTATCTATCATCCGGAAGAAGATTATGTTATTACTGGATCTCCGGATACGACTATTCGCATTTGGAATGTCCCAACTTCGCAAACAACTCTCCTGCTCCGTTGCCACGATCAACCTGTCACTGGACTATCTCTTCATCCTACCAGTGATTACATCCTGTCCACTTCTGCAGACAAACACTGGGCTTTCTCTGACATTCGTACTGGACGTCTTCTCACTAAAGTCCTCGATACTTCTGACGTGGGCCTTACCACGGCCCAATTCCATCCGGACGGATTGATTTTTGGCACAGGAACTGAGGATTCTCAGGTAAAAATTTGGGATCTCAAGGAGCAGAGCAATGTGGCCAATTTCCCCGGGCATACTGGCCCAATTACAGCAATCTCCTTCTCCGAGAATGGCTACTACTTGGCTACAGCTGCAGATGATTCGTGCGTAAAACTCTGGGATTTGCGCAAATTGAAGAATTTCAAGACTATCCAGCTGGAGGATGGACAAGAGGTCAAAGATCTCTGCTTCGATCAGAGTGGAACATACTTGGCAATTGCCGGAACAGACATCAGGATTTATCTGTGTAAGCAGTGGCAGGAACTCAAAGTGTTTCAGGATCACACGGCAATGGCTACTGGAGTGAGATTTGGGAAACACGCTCAGTACTTGGCGTCCACGAGTATGGATCGAACCCTCAAGCTCTATGGCTTTGAGTAA